A DNA window from Guyparkeria halophila contains the following coding sequences:
- a CDS encoding SPOR domain-containing protein gives MAEQTESSWTESRFRQRLVGASVVVALAVLLLPLWLDGSGIDSLRVQSAPEKPKVEGAERIEVPQPPGETGEPLQNPPSSLFPNQTPIEAREQSESGAAAIESDASPSEESEIEAAAALEEMAEDDDPSAAAREPEAAAGSDRQVESEPKPAESKTPAADDPSGDVESAAQEAEPASPAGSLPESSASGEYVVQLGSFSDERNARALAKSVESSGFDVSVTPLFSQQGTVWRVRVGPYATRDLAGEATERLRQRIGRDGLVMTK, from the coding sequence GTGGCAGAGCAAACCGAATCAAGCTGGACCGAATCGCGCTTCCGCCAACGATTGGTGGGGGCCTCGGTGGTGGTGGCGCTGGCCGTCTTGCTGTTGCCCTTGTGGCTGGATGGCAGCGGCATCGACAGCCTGAGGGTGCAATCGGCGCCCGAAAAACCCAAGGTGGAAGGCGCAGAGCGCATCGAGGTGCCTCAGCCGCCGGGCGAAACGGGTGAACCGCTGCAGAACCCGCCCAGCTCGTTGTTTCCGAATCAGACACCGATCGAGGCGCGCGAGCAATCCGAGTCGGGGGCCGCAGCCATCGAGTCCGATGCCTCTCCATCGGAGGAAAGCGAAATCGAGGCGGCCGCCGCTCTTGAGGAAATGGCGGAAGACGATGACCCCTCGGCTGCCGCCCGCGAGCCCGAGGCCGCCGCTGGCAGCGATCGCCAGGTCGAGAGCGAGCCGAAGCCGGCTGAGTCGAAGACGCCAGCGGCGGATGACCCCTCGGGTGATGTCGAGTCCGCCGCGCAGGAGGCGGAGCCGGCGTCACCGGCGGGCAGTCTCCCGGAAAGTTCGGCCAGCGGGGAATACGTGGTGCAGCTCGGCAGCTTCTCCGACGAACGCAATGCGCGTGCGCTGGCCAAGTCGGTCGAATCGTCGGGGTTTGACGTATCGGTCACGCCGTTGTTCTCCCAGCAGGGGACGGTCTGGCGGGTGCGTGTCGGCCCGTATGCCACTCGCGATCTGGCTGGCGAGGCCACCGAGCGACTACGTCAGCGTATCGGTCGGGACGGATTGGTGATGACCAAGTGA
- a CDS encoding CvpA family protein: MTMVDWILLAIVLISTAIALVRGFVKEVISLVTWLAAFGIALAFSQTAAVLVPEAVDIPSARVAIAFVALFVVVLILGGIINWAISKLVETTGLSGTDRSVGMVFGLLRGVLIVAGLLLLGGFTALPQEAWWQASTLIPHFQVVAEWLLAVMPADVAANVQW; the protein is encoded by the coding sequence ATGACGATGGTCGACTGGATATTGCTGGCGATCGTCCTTATCTCCACGGCGATTGCGCTGGTCCGCGGTTTCGTCAAGGAGGTGATTTCGCTGGTCACCTGGCTGGCCGCCTTCGGCATTGCATTGGCGTTCTCTCAGACGGCGGCGGTGTTGGTGCCCGAGGCGGTGGACATTCCCTCGGCACGGGTGGCGATCGCCTTCGTGGCCCTGTTCGTGGTGGTATTGATCCTGGGCGGGATCATCAACTGGGCGATTTCCAAACTGGTGGAAACCACCGGTCTGTCGGGCACGGACCGATCGGTGGGCATGGTATTTGGCCTGTTGCGCGGCGTGCTGATCGTCGCAGGACTGCTGCTCCTGGGCGGATTCACCGCCTTGCCGCAGGAAGCCTGGTGGCAGGCCTCGACGCTGATACCGCACTTCCAGGTGGTGGCCGAGTGGCTGCTGGCGGTCATGCCGGCCGATGTCGCCGCCAACGTGCAGTGGTGA
- the purF gene encoding amidophosphoribosyltransferase, protein MCGIIGMVAKSPVNQALYDGLTVLQHRGQDAAGILTCDEERLFLRKENGLVKDVFHTRHMRQLMGNMGIGHVRYPTAGCDSSAEAQPFYVNAPFGIAMGHNGNLTNVDELRAAVVAEDRRHLNTNSDSEVLLNVFAHELGAIAETRPSADDVFAAITNVHRRARGAYGVIGLIVGEGVFAFRDPRGIRPVCYGKRETEHGTEYMIASESVAIEAGEFELVRDLAPGEAIYISREGEVTLRQCADDPQYASCIFEYVYLARPDSIIDDVSVYRARMRMGEMLAEKIQRDWAHHDIDVVIPIPDTSRTAALEIAVNLNLKYREGFVKNRYIARTFIMPGQAKRKRSVRQKLNAIDLEFRGKNVLLVDDSIVRGTTSSEIIRMAREAGAKKVFMASAAPAVRYPNVYGIDMPAADEFVAHNRDVEAIRDIIGADDLIYQDLDDLKEAVRLGNPTLEQFDCSCFTGDYVTNDIDTAYLDNLASNRADSERDKANGAAGASRRSRDIVSVGLYNDQ, encoded by the coding sequence ATGTGCGGCATTATTGGGATGGTGGCGAAATCGCCGGTCAATCAGGCGCTGTATGACGGGTTGACCGTCCTGCAGCACCGCGGTCAGGATGCGGCGGGCATCCTCACCTGTGACGAGGAACGGCTTTTTCTCCGCAAGGAAAACGGTCTGGTCAAGGACGTCTTCCACACTCGTCACATGCGCCAGCTGATGGGCAACATGGGGATCGGCCATGTCCGTTACCCGACGGCCGGCTGCGACTCGTCTGCCGAGGCCCAGCCTTTCTATGTCAACGCGCCCTTCGGCATTGCCATGGGGCACAACGGCAACCTCACCAATGTCGACGAGTTGCGCGCGGCGGTGGTTGCCGAGGATCGGCGCCATCTCAACACGAACTCCGACTCCGAGGTGCTGCTCAACGTCTTCGCCCACGAGCTGGGAGCGATTGCCGAGACGCGTCCCTCGGCCGACGACGTATTCGCGGCGATCACCAACGTGCATCGCCGCGCCCGTGGCGCCTACGGCGTGATCGGCCTGATCGTCGGCGAGGGCGTGTTCGCCTTCCGTGATCCGCGCGGCATCCGGCCGGTCTGCTACGGCAAGCGCGAGACGGAGCATGGCACCGAGTACATGATCGCCTCCGAATCGGTTGCCATCGAGGCCGGCGAGTTCGAGCTGGTGCGCGATCTGGCCCCCGGTGAGGCCATCTACATCTCGCGCGAGGGCGAGGTCACCCTGCGCCAGTGCGCCGACGATCCGCAGTACGCCAGCTGCATCTTCGAGTACGTCTATCTGGCACGCCCCGACTCGATCATCGACGATGTGTCGGTGTACCGGGCACGCATGCGCATGGGCGAGATGCTGGCCGAGAAGATCCAGCGCGACTGGGCTCACCACGATATCGACGTGGTCATACCCATTCCCGACACCAGCCGGACGGCGGCACTCGAGATCGCGGTCAACCTCAATCTCAAGTACCGCGAAGGCTTCGTCAAGAACCGTTACATCGCGCGGACGTTCATCATGCCGGGGCAGGCCAAGCGCAAGCGCTCGGTGCGCCAGAAGCTCAACGCGATCGATCTGGAATTCCGCGGCAAGAACGTGCTGCTGGTCGATGACTCGATCGTGCGTGGTACCACCTCCAGCGAGATCATCCGCATGGCGCGCGAGGCGGGTGCCAAGAAGGTCTTCATGGCGTCGGCGGCCCCGGCGGTGCGCTACCCGAACGTTTACGGCATCGACATGCCGGCGGCGGACGAGTTTGTCGCCCACAACCGGGATGTCGAGGCAATTCGCGACATCATCGGCGCCGATGACCTGATCTACCAGGATCTCGATGACCTCAAGGAGGCCGTGCGCCTGGGCAACCCGACCCTGGAACAGTTCGACTGTTCCTGCTTCACCGGCGATTACGTTACCAACGACATCGATACCGCCTACCTCGACAACCTGGCAAGCAACCGCGCCGATAGCGAGCGCGACAAGGCCAACGGTGCGGCCGGGGCGTCACGTCGTTCCCGCGATATCGTCTCCGTCGGTCTCTACAATGACCAGTAA
- a CDS encoding L,D-transpeptidase family protein, translating to MSAAETTVPDRVVRSASAMGKRLADSGQAGEQALVVDVPSQQLYLFESGELVGHFPVSTAERGAGNREGSLQTPLGLHRVDEKIGAGAPRGMIFRGRRPTGELAEILEGPDERAARDDVTTRILWLQGLEPGVNQGGDVDSKQRYIYIHGTPEEGRIGRPASHGCVRMTNADVVTLFDRVREGTLVDIIE from the coding sequence ATGAGCGCCGCCGAGACGACAGTGCCCGATCGCGTGGTGCGCTCGGCCAGCGCCATGGGCAAACGCCTTGCCGACAGCGGCCAAGCGGGTGAACAGGCCCTGGTCGTGGACGTCCCCAGCCAGCAGCTCTACCTGTTTGAGTCCGGCGAACTGGTCGGCCACTTCCCGGTCTCGACCGCCGAACGGGGTGCCGGCAATCGGGAAGGCAGCCTGCAGACCCCGCTGGGGCTGCATCGGGTGGACGAGAAGATCGGTGCCGGTGCCCCCCGCGGCATGATCTTCCGTGGCCGTCGCCCGACCGGTGAGCTGGCCGAGATCCTCGAGGGGCCGGACGAGCGTGCCGCGCGTGACGACGTGACTACCCGCATCCTGTGGCTGCAAGGCCTGGAGCCGGGCGTCAACCAGGGTGGCGACGTCGATTCCAAGCAGCGCTACATCTATATCCACGGCACCCCGGAGGAGGGACGCATCGGTCGTCCCGCCTCGCATGGCTGCGTGCGCATGACCAATGCCGACGTGGTTACCCTGTTCGACCGCGTTCGCGAAGGCACGCTGGTCGACATCATCGAATAA
- the ilvD gene encoding dihydroxy-acid dehydratase: MPDYRSKTTTHGRNMAGARALWRATGVKDDDFGKPIIAIANSFTQFVPGHVHLKDMGQLVAREVEAAGGIAKEFNTIAVDDGIAMGHGGMLYSLPSRDIIADSVEYMVNAHCADALVCISNCDKITPGMLNAAMRLNIPVVFVSGGPMEAGKTRLSPDSDEVIKLDLVDAMVKAADDSVSDETLAQIERSACPTCGSCSGMFTANSMNCLTEALGLSLPGNGSLLATHADRRELFLEAGRQIVRLAKAYYENDDASVLPRSIATREAFENAMALDIAMGGSTNTVLHLLAAAREGEVAFDMTDIDHMSRKIPHLCKVAPSTAQYHMEDVHRAGGVIAILGELDRAGLLHNDIPNVHSKTVKEGLDRWDIARDTACEEAKSRYLAGPAGIPTQTAFSQDTRWPSLDIDRAKGCIRDYEHAYSKDGGLAVLFGNIARDGCIVKTAGVDESILKFTGRARCFESQDAAVEAILADQIVKGDVVVIQYEGPKGGPGMQEMLYPTSYLKSKGLGKDCALLTDGRFSGGTSGLSIGHASPEAAAGGEIALVEEGDTIVIDIPERTIHLDISDADLAHRREKMIERGEAAYKPVNRERYVSQALKAYAALTTSASLGAVRDLSQIGVK; the protein is encoded by the coding sequence ATGCCCGATTATCGTTCCAAGACCACCACCCACGGCCGCAACATGGCCGGTGCCCGCGCCTTGTGGCGCGCCACGGGCGTTAAGGACGACGATTTCGGCAAACCGATCATTGCGATCGCCAACTCGTTCACCCAGTTCGTGCCCGGTCACGTCCATCTCAAGGACATGGGTCAGCTGGTGGCGCGCGAGGTGGAGGCGGCCGGTGGTATCGCCAAGGAATTCAACACCATCGCCGTGGACGACGGCATCGCCATGGGTCACGGCGGCATGCTCTACTCGCTGCCCAGCCGCGATATCATCGCCGATTCGGTCGAGTACATGGTCAATGCCCACTGCGCCGACGCGCTGGTGTGCATCTCCAACTGCGACAAGATCACCCCGGGGATGCTCAACGCCGCCATGCGCCTGAACATCCCGGTGGTGTTCGTCTCGGGTGGGCCGATGGAGGCGGGCAAGACCCGTCTGTCGCCGGATTCCGACGAGGTGATCAAGCTCGATCTGGTCGATGCCATGGTGAAGGCGGCCGACGACTCGGTGTCGGACGAGACGCTCGCGCAGATCGAGCGCTCGGCCTGTCCGACCTGCGGTTCCTGCTCGGGCATGTTCACCGCCAATTCGATGAACTGCCTCACCGAGGCACTGGGCCTGTCGCTGCCGGGCAACGGCTCGCTGCTCGCCACCCACGCCGATCGGCGCGAGCTCTTCCTTGAGGCCGGCCGTCAGATCGTCCGCCTCGCCAAGGCCTACTACGAGAACGACGATGCCTCGGTCCTGCCGCGCTCGATCGCCACGCGCGAGGCCTTCGAGAACGCCATGGCGCTCGATATCGCCATGGGCGGCTCGACCAATACCGTGCTGCACCTGCTGGCCGCGGCGCGCGAGGGCGAGGTCGCCTTCGACATGACCGACATCGACCACATGAGTCGCAAGATCCCACACCTGTGCAAGGTCGCGCCCAGCACCGCCCAGTACCACATGGAGGACGTCCACCGCGCCGGCGGCGTGATCGCGATCCTGGGCGAGCTCGACCGCGCCGGTCTGCTGCACAACGACATCCCCAATGTGCACAGCAAGACCGTCAAGGAAGGGCTCGACCGCTGGGATATCGCCCGCGACACGGCCTGCGAGGAGGCCAAGAGCCGGTATCTTGCCGGTCCCGCGGGCATTCCCACCCAGACGGCGTTCTCGCAGGACACCCGCTGGCCGAGCCTGGACATCGATCGGGCCAAGGGCTGCATCCGTGACTACGAGCACGCCTACTCCAAGGACGGTGGCCTGGCCGTGCTGTTCGGCAATATCGCCCGCGACGGCTGCATCGTGAAGACCGCCGGTGTCGACGAGTCGATCCTCAAGTTCACCGGCCGGGCGCGCTGCTTCGAGTCGCAGGATGCCGCCGTCGAGGCGATCCTCGCCGACCAGATCGTCAAGGGTGACGTGGTGGTGATCCAGTACGAGGGCCCCAAGGGCGGGCCGGGCATGCAGGAAATGCTCTACCCGACCAGCTACCTCAAGTCCAAGGGGCTGGGCAAGGACTGCGCGCTCTTGACCGACGGGCGCTTCTCGGGCGGCACCTCGGGCCTCTCGATTGGCCACGCCTCGCCCGAGGCGGCCGCCGGCGGCGAGATCGCGCTGGTGGAAGAGGGCGACACCATCGTGATCGACATCCCCGAACGCACCATCCACCTCGACATCAGCGATGCCGATCTGGCCCATCGGCGCGAGAAGATGATCGAGCGGGGCGAGGCGGCCTACAAGCCGGTCAATCGCGAACGCTACGTGAGCCAGGCGCTCAAGGCCTACGCGGCCCTGACCACCTCGGCCTCGCTGGGCGCGGTACGCGATCTCTCGCAGATCGGCGTGAAGTAA